TGATCAGCCGCAGCGCGGTTCCTGGCATAAGATACGTTGCCATCATAGCCACCGGCTGCCGCAGTAGTCAGGAAGTTATTGATATCAACACCAGAGAAAAGTGTAAATCCAAATCCCGTCAGGTTGAAGGAGTTCCCAAATTTAAACTGCTCATAAGATGCACCAACTGTAATGGTGTGCTTAGGCAGAATGATGTTAAAATTATTCGTCAGCTGCAAGGCGTCCTGGTTCAGCACATTATTAATGGAGAAGGGTTCGTACCCCGCTACAATATAAGGTACCCCGTATTTGGTAATGTTCAGCGCGGGGAATGGAGAAGAGAATGGATTACGGTTATCTCTGAAAATAGTATATACTGCCCTGAACTTATTGGCGTAAGTATCATTAAAGTTAGACTTCAGTTCCAGGCCGAATGAGTGCAGTTTATTGACCATTTCATAACCTGAGTTTCTGAATTGCAGGGTGATTGCATCAGGTCCGCGGCGATTGATCGCATTTGGGTGCGCTGTCTTTTCCTGGGAACCATCCAGCCCATTATAGGTAAATGCCAGTGAATGTTTATTGTTGATGACCCAGTCGATTTTAGCGAGCCATTTATAGTTACTTCTTTTCAGGTTGTAATGCTCATAAGGACCGGTGTTATAACCATACTTTGAACTCAGCAGATTACTGACTGACTGCAGGTCAGCCGCCAGTACACGGGAAGTTGTAATGTCGCCGGCATTATCAGCAGTTTGCGCTACATAGGCACTGGCTTCATCTTTCCGTTGTTCTGATTCGAAGTTGATGAAATAAAAGAGTTTGTTCTTTTTAATGGCACCTCCCAGTGAAAAGCCTGCCTGAAAAGACTCCAGTGTAGGCACCTTAAATTTTTGTCCGTCTATTTTGTTGCCGGACAAGGCATCATTACGATAGAAAGCATATACGGTACCACTGAATTTGTTGCTACCGCTCTTTGTCACAGTGTTCACACCTGCACCTGTAAACCCGGACTGGGTCACATCATAAGGTGCAATGTTGATCTGGATCTGGTCGATGGCATCGATGGAGATAGGCTGGGCATTTGTCTGCCCGCCGGGCGTAGGTGCATCCAGCCCAAAAGGATTATTAAACACCGCTCCATCCAGGGAAAAATTGTTGTATTGCCCGTTCCTGCCAGCAAAGGAAATTCCGTTGTAAGTAGGAGAAGCAGAGGGTGTCAGGCGCAGGTAGTCATCCGCCGAGCGGGAAATGGTGGGTAGCTGACGGATCTGGGTGCTGGAAATGTTAGTAGATGCACCTGTGCGCTGATCATTAAAAATAGTAGAGCGGCCACTCACCACTACTTCACTCAGGGTACCTGCAGCTTCTGATAAGCGCAGATCGAGAGCGGTCGTTTGCCCCAGGTTCAGAAATACCCCGGTGGCAGTTTTGGTAGCGTAACCGGTAAAAGATACGACTACAGTGTAAGGTCCGCCCACACGCAGGTTGGGTACAAGAAAGCTGCCATCTGATTTGGTGATCAGGCCTTTGTTGATACCCGCGTCAGACCAGGTTACCTGTACAGTAGCACCGGGCAGGGCTTCTCCTTTTTCGGTTTTTACAACACCACTCAGACTAGCTGTTGTAACCTGGGCAAACACACTACTAAATGTAATACAGGTGATGAATAAGCTCAGAAAGAGCCTGTTTAGATTTGGTTGATACATTTTATGATATTGGTGTTTATGGCTAACCTTCAAAGAACTGGTACAGAATCGGTCTTCTCAAACAATATAATTTACAAAATAATATAAAAACTACAAAATTTCATAAATCTTTTAGATCCTGCCAAGATCATCCCGGAAGAATCTGTACCTGTACAAAGGATCGGCACACTTACGCTGATCCGCACCCCTAACAACTACTTGCAGAAACAGGACAAGTTACTTTTGCATTAGGTATGCCCGTGCCTGATGAATGAAGGAAAACCTGCTGATGCAAATCCCAAACATTATGAAAGCATCGTGAAAGAACCGGATGTAAAATTCTCTGCGGCGCTGAGCATGGCGCATACCATTAAAGACAGTGTAAAGACCAGGCAAATTGCAATTCTTGCTGCTGCTGGTGTGAATGCTACAAGCCTGAAGGCGGTAAAAAAACAATTGACAAAAGCAGGAGCTGTAGTAGAAATTATTGCGCCGAGACAGGAACATTGCTTTCGATGCAGATGCAGCGCCTGTATTAAAGGCGACCTATTTTGAGCAGAAAACCGCTATGAAGGATGACCTGATCATCAGTGGCAATGCGGAAATACCGGCAGATCAGTTTATAAAAGCAGTACAACAACATCGCTTCCGGGATCGGGAAGTGGCGGGAAAGATAGCATGAGCTACCTGCTCCGGGCTGAGGGCAGCTGTAATAGAAATGCCCTTATGGTCAATCCCCCTGGCCATAAGGGCATTTGATCTATAAGGGTACATTCAATCGGGTAACCGATAGCCGTTGCCGTAAGGCAATCCCGGCCAGGACGCCATTATATATTATCACGGGGATAGCAGGTTGCATGTTTGCCCAGGTAATTGTCCATAAAGGCAGCATACCGTACCAATAATGTACACAACTGTGCAGCCTGATCCACACTTGTATTCCCCAAAACAGGTATATCGACGGATCCCGAGGTCTGTAAAAACCCTGGCTGCCTGAACATTTTTTCCACAGTTAGCGCCTTAATAGCGTACAACATTGAGCCTGCCGCATCCAACAAGTGTTTCTTCAATTGCGCTATGGCACCGGGTTTCAGATCTTCGTAAGAAAACGTAAAGGCAAACCACACAATACGCCCGGTAATATTATTTACTGACATATTATGTGGAATCTGTACAATCCCCACCAATTAGCATGCCTATTGCTGTGAGTTCCCTATTAAAATGGACGACTCTATAACGATAACACCACCACATAACTTATAGACGTCAGCTATTAGGATTGGCAAAACGATAAGTAATATCTACATTTAATTTCTAAATATCAACAATGGGAATAGACACAGCAAAGCTGCTGCAAAAAAAGCAGAAAAGGATCCTGGAAAACTGGATGACCTCACAGCTTTCCAACATTAGCCTCAGAGAAGACCTGATGAGCAACGATGACCTGAGAGAGCAATCAACAGAATTTTTAGACACACTTTTAAAAGTATTGAATGAGAAAAACCTCAGTAATGTAGAATCTTCCGAATTTGAACCTGTCCACGAATTGTTGGCTGGCATATCTCTTTCCCGTGCCAAACAAGGCTTTACGCCTGCCGAAACCGGCGTTTACATTTTCAGCTTAAAGGAAGCATTGCTAGCATCATTACAGGCTGATATAAAAGATGATCCGTTCGCCCTGGTCGATGCAGTAATTAAGATCAGCAAACTGATGGACTATCTATGCGTCATTGCTTTTGAAACGTTTATCAAAGGAAGAGAAGAAGTAATCCTGCGTCAGACAGATGAAATTGCAGAAATTTCTACCCCTGTAATCCGCGTATGGGACGGCATTCTCGCCCTGCCCATTATCGGTACCCTTGATAGTTCACGTACCCAGGTAGTGATGGAAAACCTGCTGCAGGAAATCGTAATAAGCGGCAGCACCATTGCCATTCTCGATATCTCCGGTGTAGCTGCTGTAGACTCACTGGTAGCGCAACACCTGATTAAAACAGTGGCTGCTACCCGCCTGATGGGTGCTGAATGCATCATCAGTGGCATCCGCCCCGAGATCGCGCAAACGGTTGTTCACTTAGGGATTGACCTCTCCAATATCGTTACAAAAGCGACCCTGGCAAGTGCATTAAAACATGCATTCGGCATGCTGAAATTGAATGTAAAGAAAATAGAAAACGTTAAATCAGGATTATAATATATGGATCGTATTCCTATTCTGCGAATGGGTAACCTTCTCCTGGTGACTATACAGATAGACCTTTACGACAGGTTAGCTACCAATCTGGAAACAGACCTGGTACAAATGGTCAATAAAACAGAAGCAAAAGGTGTATTAATAGATATATCCGCATTATCCATCGTCGATTCTTTTATGGGTCGTATCCTCGGCAACATCGGCTCCATGTCTAAGATCATGGATGCTGAAACCGTTGTAGTAGGTATGCAGCCCGCGGTCGCCATTACTCTGATAGAACTTGGACTGGAGCTAAAAGGCGTATATACGGCTTTAAATGTGGAAAGAGGTATGGAATTGTTAAAAGAAAAAATAGGCAATTATGATGAGGACCTAAGCGACGAAGATGAAGATAGTACTGAGTAAAGACCGCATGACCATTGAAAGAGAACAGGATGTAGTTCCTTTCAGGAATCGTGTGAAGGAGTATGCTGTGAAAATTGGAATGAGCCTTGTAAATCAGACCAAACTGATCACAGCAGCCAGTGAGCTGGTACGTAATATGCTGAAGTATGCCAATGGTGGCGTCGTGCTCATAGAAGTACTCAGCCAGGGCAGGGATAGTGGTATCCGCCTGGTCTTTACAGACAAAGGACCGGGTATCAAAGATATTCCCGAGGCCATGAAAGATGGCTTCTCTACCGGCAAAAGCCTGGGAATCGGCCTTCCCGGTACCAGGCGGCTGGTCAATGAATTTGATATTAAAAGCACAGTGGGCGAAGGTACCACTGTTTCAATTATTAAGTGGAAGAATGGATAATCACATACATCTGGCGCTCAACGCATCTGACAGGAGCTATTTCGCCATTCTGAAAAAAGAAGTTCATGCCATGGCGGTAGCAGGTGGCCTTCCCGAAAAGCGGATTGCAGAACTCGATATTATCGTAGCAGAAATAGTTACCAATCTTGTCAAACATGCGGGCGGCGGCCAGGTACTTGCTAAACTCATCGAAGAAAACGGCAAACAAGGCATAGAATTAATCAGTATAGACAATGGCCCGGGTATGACAGATGTAACCCGTATGGTTGCAGACGGCGTATCTACCAAAAACACACTGGGGAATGGACTGGGAGCTATAAAAAGGCTCTCTGATGTGTTCCAGATCTACTCCATGAAGAACTGGGGTACTGTCATCCTGGTCAGGGTATTTGATAAAACATCCACCGCTAAAAAATTTAAGACAGAAATCAGATCCGTTATCATTCCTAAACCAGGTGAAACAGAAAGCGGTGACGATTTTTATTCTATCGTAGACAAAGATTACGTCAAATTGTTTCTGGGAGACGGTCTCGGCCATGGACCCGAAGCAGCCAAAGCCATGCAGGCAGCTGGAAATGCGTTCATGGAATGCCCGCATACCGACCCTGTAGATATCATCAGGTATATAAATTTGGCTGT
This window of the Chitinophaga sancti genome carries:
- a CDS encoding MmgE/PrpD family protein, encoding MSVNNITGRIVWFAFTFSYEDLKPGAIAQLKKHLLDAAGSMLYAIKALTVEKMFRQPGFLQTSGSVDIPVLGNTSVDQAAQLCTLLVRYAAFMDNYLGKHATCYPRDNI
- a CDS encoding ATP-binding SpoIIE family protein phosphatase, giving the protein MDNHIHLALNASDRSYFAILKKEVHAMAVAGGLPEKRIAELDIIVAEIVTNLVKHAGGGQVLAKLIEENGKQGIELISIDNGPGMTDVTRMVADGVSTKNTLGNGLGAIKRLSDVFQIYSMKNWGTVILVRVFDKTSTAKKFKTEIRSVIIPKPGETESGDDFYSIVDKDYVKLFLGDGLGHGPEAAKAMQAAGNAFMECPHTDPVDIIRYINLAVKRTRGMVGTVAVFDLASKKWRICGVGNIITKVLSPGNSKSYLTYNGIIGLNVPNTLSAQEIPHEDGQYILMSSDGLKTRWDTSRYTSIMRYDLSILCASLIKDFARLTDDMSAVACKINL
- a CDS encoding STAS domain-containing protein; amino-acid sequence: MDRIPILRMGNLLLVTIQIDLYDRLATNLETDLVQMVNKTEAKGVLIDISALSIVDSFMGRILGNIGSMSKIMDAETVVVGMQPAVAITLIELGLELKGVYTALNVERGMELLKEKIGNYDEDLSDEDEDSTE
- a CDS encoding TonB-dependent receptor, with protein sequence MYQPNLNRLFLSLFITCITFSSVFAQVTTASLSGVVKTEKGEALPGATVQVTWSDAGINKGLITKSDGSFLVPNLRVGGPYTVVVSFTGYATKTATGVFLNLGQTTALDLRLSEAAGTLSEVVVSGRSTIFNDQRTGASTNISSTQIRQLPTISRSADDYLRLTPSASPTYNGISFAGRNGQYNNFSLDGAVFNNPFGLDAPTPGGQTNAQPISIDAIDQIQINIAPYDVTQSGFTGAGVNTVTKSGSNKFSGTVYAFYRNDALSGNKIDGQKFKVPTLESFQAGFSLGGAIKKNKLFYFINFESEQRKDEASAYVAQTADNAGDITTSRVLAADLQSVSNLLSSKYGYNTGPYEHYNLKRSNYKWLAKIDWVINNKHSLAFTYNGLDGSQEKTAHPNAINRRGPDAITLQFRNSGYEMVNKLHSFGLELKSNFNDTYANKFRAVYTIFRDNRNPFSSPFPALNITKYGVPYIVAGYEPFSINNVLNQDALQLTNNFNIILPKHTITVGASYEQFKFGNSFNLTGFGFTLFSGVDINNFLTTAAAGGYDGNVSYARNRAAADQWTWYYLTVGQASAYAQDEWNPVSNFKLTYGVRFDKALYYPSKASYKSPNINADGTFAGTFVEGSPTVPNTDNLTLFDEDGNPVKNGPGQTIDNTRMPGGKILVSPRLGFNWDINGDKSVQLRGGTGLFTGRFPFVWVGNQIGNPFTGYYDVTARNFKWPQIWRSNVGLDYKLSGGTILTGDLSYSKDLNSMMVRDYGLGTPTGVLKSGTGDTREVYQASDKGNTATYVFTNTKIGYSFNASFQAQQTFGRGYFLMFGYNYLVAKDASSISAEISGDAFDRNPVLGNANKAKESHSLYGNTHRFTLAGIKKFEYSQGKYATTISFFSNWTSGNRYSYVYGGDVNNDGSAANDLLYIPTQSEISKMNFATLTDANGNVQDAAAQGAALERFIQQDKYLSAHRGQYSGKYDGMTPWFSQLDLRLLQDFNFKGKEHTSTVQVSLDIVNLGNLISSKWGLRKYASTTGYYQPLAYTGKDTDGKAIYQFDPGQTQTFTTSPDLPSRWQMQLGLRYIF
- a CDS encoding anti-sigma regulatory factor, with the protein product MKIVLSKDRMTIEREQDVVPFRNRVKEYAVKIGMSLVNQTKLITAASELVRNMLKYANGGVVLIEVLSQGRDSGIRLVFTDKGPGIKDIPEAMKDGFSTGKSLGIGLPGTRRLVNEFDIKSTVGEGTTVSIIKWKNG
- a CDS encoding STAS domain-containing protein, coding for MGIDTAKLLQKKQKRILENWMTSQLSNISLREDLMSNDDLREQSTEFLDTLLKVLNEKNLSNVESSEFEPVHELLAGISLSRAKQGFTPAETGVYIFSLKEALLASLQADIKDDPFALVDAVIKISKLMDYLCVIAFETFIKGREEVILRQTDEIAEISTPVIRVWDGILALPIIGTLDSSRTQVVMENLLQEIVISGSTIAILDISGVAAVDSLVAQHLIKTVAATRLMGAECIISGIRPEIAQTVVHLGIDLSNIVTKATLASALKHAFGMLKLNVKKIENVKSGL